Sequence from the Gammaproteobacteria bacterium genome:
GGCGGCCCGCAGCTCGACTATGGAGCGCTCGGCGGAATGATCGGAATCAGGGCGAGATTCGGGGCGATCTGGTTGCGCGCCATTCGCAGCACCTGCCGGACGGAGTTGCGGTGCTCGGTGCCGAGCGGCTCCCACGTCCGAGTGCGCTGATCCCATGCGCCGAGCTCTTTGCCGTCGGGCGTCATGTAGATGTACGCGATGCGCCCGATGCGCAGGAGGTCGACCTCGGGGTAGAGCTCGCCGTTGACCACCAGAGGACCGACCTCGGCCGAGTAATTGCGCCCGTACTCGGTCTCGATCGTCCAGGCCTCCATGATGCGGCGAAGCTTTTCGGCGAGCGACACGTCGCTGCGCTCGACGAGCTCCTTCAGCATCGCGACGCGGGCCGTGCGCTCCTCGATCAGGAACGGGACGTCGAGCGCGACGAATTGCTCGAGCGCGTCGACCATCTTCGTCAGCAGCGCCGGAATCTGCCGCTCGAGCTCGGGAACGCGGTCGATCGCGGCGCGGAGCTGCTCGACCTGCGCCTGCTGATTCTCGATCTGCCGCTCGAGGAGCGCGTTGTAGGTTTCGAGGGCGGCAACGTCCTCGAGGACGGCATCGTACTGCTCGATCGTCGCGGGCAGCGGAGCTTCGGGGGCCGTGTCCTGCTCGGGAGCGACCTCCTGCTCGGGGGCGGCCTCCTGCGCCATCAGCCATCCGCCCCCCGGAGCGGACAGCACGGCCGCGACGAGCCCCGGCTTCAGGTATCGCATGCCTTCCTCCGCGCGTGGGCGTTCCACGCTAGCCCGCAGGGAATGGCGCGTCAACCGCGCACGGCGCGGCCGGCGCGGCCTTTCTCCGCGATCGAGCGGCTCGCTCCGCCGGCGGTCAGGAGGTCTCCTTGCTCGCGGCGGCGCCGAGGCCGAACCGGGCGCGGGGATTCGTCGGGATCTCGGCCGCGAGCCGGCGGTAGAGCGCCTCCGCCTCGGGGGTCGTGGCCGGGGGCGCGACGATCTCGAGCGTCACGAGCTGGTCGCCTGGCGGATTTCCCGGAAGCCCGCGACCGCGCAGGCGCAGCTTGCGGCCGGCCTGCGAGCCCTTCGGCACCTTGAGGTCCACGGGGCCGCCGAGCGTCGGTACCGTGATCGTTGCGCCGAGCGCCGCTTCCCATGGCGTGACCGGCACGTCCAGGTGCACGTCTCGGCCGTCCGGGCGGAAAAACGGGTGCGGCGCGAGCCGGACGATCGCGTAGAGATCGCCGCGGGCCCCGCCGCCGGCACCCGCGCCGCCTTGCGCCGGCAAGCGGATGCGCTGACCGTCGACGACACCGGCCGGAACGCGCACGTTCAGCGTGCGGGTGCGCCGCTCGATTCGGCCCGACGCGTCGATCTCCGGGCTCTCGATGGTCAACGTCTTCGTGACGCCGCGGTACGCTTCCTCGAGCGACAGCGTGATCGTCGTCTGATAATCCTCGCCCCGCGCTCGGAACGTGAAGCTGCCCGTGCGCGTGCGCCCCCCGAACGCGTCACCGCCGAACAGCGACTCGAAGAAGTCGCTGAAATCGCGGGCGCCGCGCATACGCGTTCCGCCGAAGCCGAAGGTTTGCTCCCAGTCGGGCGGCGGCCGAAACTGCTGACCCGCCTGCCAGTCCGGCCCGAGCGAATCGTAGGCCGCGCGCTTCTCGGGGTCGCTCAGCACCTCGTAGGCCTCGCCGACCTCCTTGAAGCGCTCCTCGGCGTTCGGCTCCTTGCTGACGTCCGGGTGATACTTGCGGGCCAGCCGCCGGTACGCGCGCTTGATCTCGTCCGGCGACGCCGTGCGCGAAACGCCCATGATCTTGTAGTAATCCTTGTATTCCATGCCGCAAGTTCCCGGGAATGCGTCAACGGTGGGGGCTGCGGGCGCCGGAATCAAGAGAGTACGCGGGCGATTTGCGGCCCCTTGCGCTAGAATTCGCCGCTATGTGGCATCTGGCGGACTCGCGGGTCGGCGCGCGGCGCGCGGCCTTTCTCGGCGCGGCGCTCTCGCTGCTCGCGTCGGGAACCGCGCTCGCGCACGGCATCGCGGGTGACGATCAGGCCTTCCTGCTTCAAGCCACCGGCCCGCACATCCCCGCGTACATCTATCTCGGGGCGAAGCACATGGTCACCGGCTACGACCATCTGCTGTTCCTCGCGGGCGTCATCTTCTTCCTGTATCGCCTGAAGGACGTCGCGCTCTACGTCACGCTGTTTGCCGTCGGTCACAGCGCGACTCTGCTCCTCGGCGTGCTCGGCGGGTTGCACGTGAACGCGTACCTCGTCGACGCGGTCATCGGTCTATCCGTCGTGTACAAGGCCTTCGAGAACATCGGCGGCTTCAAGCTGCTCGGCTTCGAGCCGAGCACGAAGGCCGCCGTGCTCGTTTTCGGCCTGTTCCACGGCTTCGGGCTCGCCACGAAGCTCCAGGACCTCGCGATCTCCGAGGACGGCCTCGTGATCAACATGATTTCCTTCAACGTCGGGGTCGAGATCGGGCAACTGCTCGCGTTGAGCCTGATCTTGACGGCCTTCACGCTGTGGCGCGCCGCCGGCGGTTTTCTGCGGCACGCCCATGCGACCAACGTGGCGCTGATGGCGGCGGGGTTCGTATTGATCGGCTACCAACTGACGGGCTACTTCATTTCGTGAGCCGCCGTGCGGCGCCCGGAATTGTCGCGCTTTGGCGACGGTTCCGCGGCCGCCTGGCGACGGAGTATCGTTCCGCGGGCTCGGCCGGCACGCGGCACCGAAGGCTCGCAACGTTGTCGCGACGACGAAGGGGAAACGAATGTCGATGCAGAAAAGGTTAGCGTTGCTTACCGCCTTGTGGATGACGTCGGGAGTCGCGTTCGCACAGGACGATGCCGCCGCCGCCGGCGGCGACGCGGCCGCTCCCGCAACCGCGGCCGAGGTGACCGAGCGGCGGCAGGAGATCGATGCGAGCGCGCAAGCCGCGCTCGACGAGCTCTTCGAGGCGAATCCGAGCGCTCGCGATCTCTACGATCGGGCGGCGGGCTATGCTGCGTTCACCGCCACGAAGGCCGGATTCTTCGTGACCGGCGGCGGCGGCACGGGCGTCGCGGTGGACAAGAACTCGGGTCGGCGTACGTACATGCGCATGGGCACCGGCGGCATCGGCTTCGGGATCGGCGCGCAGCGGTACAATCTCGTGATCCTGTTCGAGACGCCGGCGCATTTCGACCGCTTCATCCGCGGCGGCTGGGATGCGAGCACCACGGCACAAGCCGCGGCGGGGCAGGACGGCGTGACGGTCACATCGAGCTTCATCGACGGCGTCGCGTTCTTCCAGCTGACGGACAAGGGGCTGATGGCGCAAGCCGACGTCTCCGGCACGCGCTTCTGGGTGATCGAGGAGCTGAACTGAGCGGGCCCCGTCGGTGCGCCGCGGCGCCGGCTCGACGAGCCTGCGGATCAGCGTGATGCCCGGCGGCAGCGGCACTGCCGCTGTGCTACATTGCGCAGCGGATCCCTCGAGGCTAGGTGGCAGAGTGGTGATGCAGCGGCCTGCAAAGCCGCGTACACCGGTTCGATTCCGGTCCTAGCCTCCAAGTGCTTGATTTCACAAAGATTCTTGCAGCGTCATTTACCCCTAATCGCGCCGTAACCTGCTGATACTGCGGCGATTCGCGCCGCTTTCTGCTACTTCCTGACATCACCTGACATTACTTGCAGATGCCCCCGCGTGGGGGCATCCTCGGGGGCACATCGAGCATGCCCCGGAGGATGTGCCCCCATGCCGCTAACCAAAAAGAAGATCGAGGACGCCGAACCGCGAGAGACCCCGCGGAAGCTCGCCGACGCTGGCGGGTTGTATCTGGAGATCACGCCAGCCGGTGGCCGCTACTGGCGCTGGAAGTACCGCTACGCGGGCAAGGAAAAACGCCTCGCGCTCGGCGTGTACCCGGAGGTAACGCTCTCGGAAGCCCGCGAGCGTCGCGAGGAAGCCCGCCGGCTGCTCCGCGATGGCATCGATCCAGGCGAGCACAAGAAGGCGCTGAAGCGCGCTCAGCGGGTCGCAGCCACGAACTCCTTCGAGGCGGTCGCGCGGGAGTGGATCACGAAGCAGTCGACGCCGAGCGGCCCCGCGAAGCGCACAGCGTGGAGCGCGAGCACAATCGAGCAGAACACGGAGCGGCTCGAGAATAACGTGTTCCCCTGGCTCGGCCGCCGGCCGATAGCGGAGATCGAGCCGCCCGAGCTGCTCGAGGTGCTCCGACGCGTCGAGGAGCGGGGCGCCGCCGAGACAGCGCATCGTATCCGCTCCTTATGCTCACGCGTCTTCCGGTACGCGATCGCGACCGGTCGGGCGAAGCGGGACATGGCCGCCGATCTCCGGGGGGCGCTGGCGCCGGCGAGCAACGGGCACTTTGCCACGACGACGGACCCGAAGCGGATCGCCGACCTGATCGCTGCGGTCAACGAGTATCAGGGCTCATTCATAGTGAAGTGCGCGTTGAGCCTCGCGCCGCTCGTGTTCGTCCGTCCCGGCGAACTGCGCGCGGCCGAGTGGAGTGAGTTTGCTCTCGAAGGCGCCACGTGGCGGATACCCGCGGCCCGCATGAAGATGGGCCGGGACCATCTCGTGCCGCTGTCGACACAGGCGCTCGAAATCCTGCATGAGCTTCACCCGCTGACGGGCAGGGGGCGGTATCTGTTCCCGTCGCTGCGTTCGCCGCAACGGCCGATGAGCGACAACACGCTGAACGCCGCGCTGCGCCGGCTCGGGTACGCGAAAGACGAGATCACGGCCCACGGCTTCCGGCACATGGCGTCGACGCTCCTGAACGAAGCCGGCTGGAACCCCGACGCGATCGAGCGTCAGCTCGCGCACGTCGAGAAGAACCGCGTGCGCGGCGTCTACAACGCCGCCGAGTACCTGTCTGAGCGCCGCGCCATGATGGAGGCGTGGGGTGATTACCTGCGCGGGCTCGAGCTAGGGCTCGACGTGAGCCTCGCGCCGCCCGGCTGACGTCTCAGCGCGTTTCGCGCAAATCTGAGAAGGCCCGCCTCGTGCGGGCCTTTTTCGTAACAGGCCGAAATCGGCTACTTCGGGCCGAAATCGACTTACTTCGGACCACTTCTGCGATGAAGCCGGGGGCGGTGTGACAAGCGCCATTGGAGATTGAGTGATCCGGCTTCAAGTTGAATGCACAGGATGCAAATAGTTCAGGGACTAGAAAATGGAACGGATCGA
This genomic interval carries:
- a CDS encoding YSC84-related protein, with the translated sequence MQKRLALLTALWMTSGVAFAQDDAAAAGGDAAAPATAAEVTERRQEIDASAQAALDELFEANPSARDLYDRAAGYAAFTATKAGFFVTGGGGTGVAVDKNSGRRTYMRMGTGGIGFGIGAQRYNLVILFETPAHFDRFIRGGWDASTTAQAAAGQDGVTVTSSFIDGVAFFQLTDKGLMAQADVSGTRFWVIEELN
- a CDS encoding DUF3450 domain-containing protein codes for the protein MRYLKPGLVAAVLSAPGGGWLMAQEAAPEQEVAPEQDTAPEAPLPATIEQYDAVLEDVAALETYNALLERQIENQQAQVEQLRAAIDRVPELERQIPALLTKMVDALEQFVALDVPFLIEERTARVAMLKELVERSDVSLAEKLRRIMEAWTIETEYGRNYSAEVGPLVVNGELYPEVDLLRIGRIAYIYMTPDGKELGAWDQRTRTWEPLGTEHRNSVRQVLRMARNQIAPNLALIPIIPPSAP
- a CDS encoding DnaJ C-terminal domain-containing protein, whose amino-acid sequence is MEYKDYYKIMGVSRTASPDEIKRAYRRLARKYHPDVSKEPNAEERFKEVGEAYEVLSDPEKRAAYDSLGPDWQAGQQFRPPPDWEQTFGFGGTRMRGARDFSDFFESLFGGDAFGGRTRTGSFTFRARGEDYQTTITLSLEEAYRGVTKTLTIESPEIDASGRIERRTRTLNVRVPAGVVDGQRIRLPAQGGAGAGGGARGDLYAIVRLAPHPFFRPDGRDVHLDVPVTPWEAALGATITVPTLGGPVDLKVPKGSQAGRKLRLRGRGLPGNPPGDQLVTLEIVAPPATTPEAEALYRRLAAEIPTNPRARFGLGAAASKETS
- a CDS encoding HupE/UreJ family protein, with translation MWHLADSRVGARRAAFLGAALSLLASGTALAHGIAGDDQAFLLQATGPHIPAYIYLGAKHMVTGYDHLLFLAGVIFFLYRLKDVALYVTLFAVGHSATLLLGVLGGLHVNAYLVDAVIGLSVVYKAFENIGGFKLLGFEPSTKAAVLVFGLFHGFGLATKLQDLAISEDGLVINMISFNVGVEIGQLLALSLILTAFTLWRAAGGFLRHAHATNVALMAAGFVLIGYQLTGYFIS
- a CDS encoding integrase arm-type DNA-binding domain-containing protein → MPLTKKKIEDAEPRETPRKLADAGGLYLEITPAGGRYWRWKYRYAGKEKRLALGVYPEVTLSEARERREEARRLLRDGIDPGEHKKALKRAQRVAATNSFEAVAREWITKQSTPSGPAKRTAWSASTIEQNTERLENNVFPWLGRRPIAEIEPPELLEVLRRVEERGAAETAHRIRSLCSRVFRYAIATGRAKRDMAADLRGALAPASNGHFATTTDPKRIADLIAAVNEYQGSFIVKCALSLAPLVFVRPGELRAAEWSEFALEGATWRIPAARMKMGRDHLVPLSTQALEILHELHPLTGRGRYLFPSLRSPQRPMSDNTLNAALRRLGYAKDEITAHGFRHMASTLLNEAGWNPDAIERQLAHVEKNRVRGVYNAAEYLSERRAMMEAWGDYLRGLELGLDVSLAPPG